A genomic segment from Gracilinanus agilis isolate LMUSP501 chromosome 1, AgileGrace, whole genome shotgun sequence encodes:
- the LOC123243105 gene encoding galactoside alpha-(1,2)-fucosyltransferase 2-like — translation MSSPPTSFSFPALHFLLFIFVTSTVFHLQLRLSKISKSWKQSLSLESPATTASSPDGIWTVNSIGRLGNQMGEYATLYALAKLNGHRAYISPEMHQYLAPIFCITLPVLPASVAQHIHWKNYPLHDWMSEEYRHIHGAYVRLTGYPCSWTFYHHLREEIRREFTLHDHVRNEAQAYLHGIQKGPATFVGVHVRRGDYVHAMPQVWKGVVAHKGYLDQAMDWFRARYRDAVFVVTSNGMSWCRENIDTTKGDVIFAGDGVESSPGKDFALLTQCNHTIMTIGTFGIWAAYLAGGETIYLANYTLPNSPFLKIFKPEAAFLPEWIGIPADLSPLLKN, via the coding sequence ATGTCAAGCCCCCCAACATCCTTCTCCTTCCCAGCCCTCCACTTCCTCCTCTTCATTTTTGTGACCTCAACAGTCTTCCATCTTCAACTTCGACTCTCCAAGATATCCAAATCATGGAAACAGTCACTATCCCTTGAGAGCCCAGCCACTACAGCCTCCTCCCCTGATGGCATCTGGACTGTGAATTCTATAGGCCGTCTAGGAAACCAGATGGGTGAGTATGCCACCCTCTATGCTCTGGCAAAACTCAATGGCCACAGGGCCTACATATCACCTGAGATGCATCAATACCTTGCTCCCATATTCTGCATCACCCTTCCTGTTCTCCCAGCCAGTGTGGCCCAGCATATACACTGGAAGAACTACCCCCTACATGACTGGATGTCAGAGGAATATCGTCATATTCATGGTGCCTATGTCCGTCTCACTGGTTACCCCTGTTCCTGGACTTTCTACCACCACCTCCGAGAAGAGATCCGTCGTGAATTCACCCTGCATGACCATGTCCGAAATGAAGCTCAGGCTTACCTCCATGGGATACAGAAAGGCCCAGCCACCTTTGTGGGAGTCCATGTCCGCCGAGGTGACTATGTTCATGCCATGCCCCAGGTCTGGAAGGGTGTGGTAGCACACAAGGGCTACTTGGATCAAGCTATGGATTGGTTCAGAGCCCGTTACAGGGATGCTGTCTTTGTGGTCACCAGCAATGGGATGTCTTGGTGCCGGGAAAATATTGACACCACCAAGGGAGATGTGATATTTGCAGGGGATGGAGTGGAGAGCTCTCCAGGGAAGGATTTTGCTCTGTTGACCCAGTGCAACCACACCATCATGACCATTGGCACCTTTGGCATCTGGGCTGCCTACCTGGCTGGTGGTGAGACGATCTATTTGGCCAACTACACCCTTCCAAACTCACCCTTCCTCAAAATCTTCAAACCTGAGGCGGCCTTCCTGCCTGAATGGATAGGAATCCCAGCTGACCTGTCACCTCTGCTCAAGAACTGA